A window of Panicum virgatum strain AP13 chromosome 8K, P.virgatum_v5, whole genome shotgun sequence contains these coding sequences:
- the LOC120646445 gene encoding uncharacterized protein LOC120646445: MEAAMATAGADLAALRAAAQLLQAAGVDQAVLRAAAQLLHAAGASPEDAAADPAVAAAHRAAIATGKQPVVAAASDTAWTGLGMPPADAPLSAIAIRGQPADAALTAALLAANTMENVPEGIK; the protein is encoded by the exons ATGGAGGCCGCCATGGCTACCGCAGGTGCCGATCTGGCTGCCCTGCGGGCCGCAGCACAACTGCTGCAGGCTGCGGGCGTCGATCAGGCGGTCCTGCGGGCCGCAGCCCAGCTCCTACACGCCGCGGGGGCTTCTCCTGAGGACGCGGCCGCCGATCCCGCCGTtgctgctgcccaccgcgccgccatcgccacAGGCAAGCAACCCGTCGTTGCCGCCGCGTCCGACACTGCGTGGACCGGGCTCGGGATGCcgcccgcggatgcgccgctctccgccatCGCCATCCGCGGGCAGCCGGCCGACGCCGCACTcaccgcggccctcctcgccgccaa TACTATGGAAAATGTACCAGAAGGTATTAAATAG
- the LOC120646443 gene encoding putative coatomer subunit beta'-3: MEPIHQIPPVLVSLKLIAYNVLHCGRIAVANEKGLALVNIDPENKEDEDVESTDMESTGVVTGFDKFPSQLMEETIYKVKSARTLDFHPTKPWMVVTQADRFVHIWDYRAKGLKWPIEINGAKVTLAKFLAHQQWVMAGTTGGSIHVYDCDSKEQKRVLHKHTKPIKSLAIHGTESLVLSASMDGKILLWDYAGEDWNLRKTFDVKSQCLMQVAFDPKDTNMFASAQDKTVKIWDRCQDDSQLTTILTGHSYQIECLDYFSGGGDKPYMITGSRDKTAKIWDCKNASCVQTLEGHAGPVDIVCCHSGVVSILITGCREDGSIRLWNSTDFR; the protein is encoded by the exons ATGGAGCCTATTCATCAAATACCTCCAGTATTAGTCTCTCTGAAATTAATTGCATACAATGTGTTACATTGTGGTAGGATTGCGGTCGCAAACGAAAAAGGGTTAGCTCTGGTAAACATAGATCCAGAGAACAAGGAGGATGAGGATGTGGAGAGCACTGATATGGAGAGCACTGGTGTAGTTACGGGCTTCGATAAATTCCCCAGTCAACTTATGGAAGAG ACCATATACAAAGTAAAGTCTGCGCGCACCCTAGACTTCCATCCAACAAAGCCATG GATGGTCGTTACTCAAGCCGACAGGTTTGTTCACATTTGGGACTACCGTGCAAAG GGATTGAAATGGCCAATTGAGATAAATGGAGCAAAAG TTACGTTGGCTAAATTTCTAGCCCACCAGCAATGGGTTATGGCAGGTACTACTGGTGGATCCATCCACGTGTATGATTGTGATTCAAAGGAGCAAAAACGTGTTCTTCATAAACACACGAAACCTATCAAGTCTTTGGCTATTCACGGAACCGAATCGCTCGTGCTGTCAGCGTCCATGGATGGCAAAATTTTGCTGTGGGACTATGCTGGCGAGGACTGGAATTTGCGAAAAACATTTGACGTGAAGAGTCAATGTTTGATGCAAGTCGCGTTTGATCCCAAGGACACCAATATGTTTGCTAGTGCTCAGGACAAAACAGTAAAG ATTTGGGATCGATGTCAAGATGATAGTCAACTCACAACAATATTGACTGGGCACTCGTATCAGATCGAGTGCTTGGATTACTTCAGTGGTGGTGGTGATAAGCCATACATGATCACCGGTTCTCGAGACAAAACTGCCAAG ATCTGGGACTGCAAGAATGCGAGCTGTGTCCAAACACTGGAAGGACATGCAGGTCCCGTTGACATTGTCTGTTGCCACTCGGGTGTCGTTTCAATTCTAATTACCGGTTGCAGGGAGGACGGGTCAATTCGTCTATGGAACTCCACTGACTTCAGGTAA
- the LOC120646442 gene encoding uncharacterized protein LOC120646442 has product MRVLPYTLQEQNFNLILKSSTSGDRYVYTFTQQSECDQFFEDAKETGNAVPEVKLKAALSLQGHKTSELWSITSSKAVYTLSGHWDKVNCLDFFTRDDGQQYLISGSQDCTAKERNCVHTMDVFMSPVVSVISLPDSPYITTGSEDGTVHLWNSASFRVVIEKMGEISIMDIDTVSEARSLAPSTELIQVEPPKLCFPDIQVVSSTLNISNITHHHVAFSIWSLNLTSDYNALPDKGVLSPHLTQEIVVTRVAHEWVPADLTLKEVVLVKATVVVEGLRTKDVIYDMFDETKTGRHVQLVKLDVAFVPSEIISKARLPWTLDVHPTESWIMTTQGDYYVHIRNYKTWAITSAKFMACKKLFVVGCSSGIIYVYSYDPEEDDPVEKDSEESDPGNKDAVDKDSGERDPENKDTVEKDLEERDRLEKKDSLNKTEVKKIQVLHGHTKSVNTLAVHATMPYVLSASQDGKILIWHYEKKWELIKTIDANTPVMHVAFNPKDTYMFASAQDKTVKIWNIHFDDCKLQLSGHSDLVVCLDYFSLDNKLYLITGSKDKTAKIWDCETGSCVQTLKGHTDVVKIAYCYPDLRMLITGSWDGSVRLWNSNTFR; this is encoded by the exons ATGAGAGTACTGCCGTATACACTACAAGAACAAAACTTTAATCTGATACTGAAGAGCAGTACATCAGGGGATAGGTATGTCTATACATTCACACAACAATCAGAATGTGATCAGTTTTTTGAAGATGCCAAAGAAACAGGGAATGCAGTGCCTGAGGTGAAACTGAAAGCTGCTTTGTCTCTGCAAGGACATAAAACGTCTGAG CTTTGGAGCATTACTTCTTCAAAAGCAGTGTATACTCTGAGTGGCCATTGGGACAAAGTGAACTGCCTAGATTTCTTCACTCGTGATGATGGCCAGCAATACTTGATTAGTGGCTCTCAAGACTGTACTGCCAAG gaaagaaattgtgtTCATACAATGGATGTTTTCATGTCACCAGTTGTTTCTGTCATTTCTCTTCCGGACTCACCATATATAACAACAGGTTCAGAAGATGGAACTGTTCACTTGTGGAACTCTGCAAGTTTCAG GGTTGTGATTGAAAAGATGGGTGAAATATCAATCATGGATATTGACACAGTCTCTGAG GCAAGGTCACTAGCACCCTCAACTGAGCTGATCCAAGTTGAGCCCCCCAAGTTGTGCTTCCCAGATATCCAAGTTGTGTCAAGCACACTGAATATAAGCAATATTACACATCACCACGTGGCTTTCAGTATATGGTCATTGAACCTTACATCCGACTACAATGCATTGCCGGATAAAGGAGTTCTATCACCACATTTAACGCAAGAAATTGTTGTAACAAGAGTTGCACATGAGTGGGTGCCAGCAGACCTCACGTTGAAGGAGGTAGTCTTAGTTAAGGCCACTGTCGTGGTAGAGGGGTTAAGGACCAAAGATGTCATTTATGACATGTTCGATGAAACAAAGACAGGTCGACATGTTCAGCTGGTGAAGTTGGATGTTGCATTTGTACCCTCGGAG ATCATATCCAAAGCAAGGTTACCATGGACCTTAGATGTGCATCCAACAGAGTCATG GATAATGACGACTCAAGGAGATTACTACGTCCATATACGGAACTATAAGACATGGGCAA TTACTTCAGCTAAATTTATGGCATGCAAGAAATTGTTTGTGGTGGGTTGTTCTAGTGGAATCATCTATGTTTACAGTTATGATCCAGAAGAGGACGATCCAGTAGAGAAGGATTCAGAAGAGAGCGATCCAGGAAATAAAGATGCAGTAGACAAAGATTCAGGAGAGAGAGATCCGGAAAATAAAGATACAGTAGAGAAAGATTTAGAAGAGAGAGATCGGCTGGAAAAGAAAGATTCATTAAATAAAACTGAAGTTAAGAAAATCCAAGTTCTTCATGGACACACAAAATCTGTCAATACTTTGGCTGTTCATGCAACTATGCCATACGTGCTGTCAGCATCTCAAGATGGCAAGATTTTGATCTGGCACTATGAAAAGAAGTGGGAGTTAATAAAAACAATTGATGCCAATACTCCTGTAATGCATGTCGCATTTAACCCAAAGGACACCTATATGTTTGCTAGCGCCCAGGACAAAACAGTAAAG ATATGGAACATTCATTTTGATGACTGTAAGCTCCAACTTTCTGGGCATTCAGATTTGGTGGTATGTTTAGATTACTTCAGTCTGGATAATAAGCTATACTTGATCACCGGTTCAAAAGACAAAACTGCCAAG ATTTGGGATTGCGAGACAGGGAGTTGTGTTCAGACACTGAAAGGGCATACAGACGTTGTTAAGATTGCATATTGCTATCCAGACCTTCGAATGTTAATTACAGGTTCATGGGACGGGTCAGTTCGCCTGTGGAACTCGAACACCTTCCGGTAA